One part of the Papilio machaon chromosome 5, ilPapMach1.1, whole genome shotgun sequence genome encodes these proteins:
- the LOC123720997 gene encoding uncharacterized protein LOC123720997 — MATQEDGGERNILDNLKVQRSSIKGKLTRIFNYIQNYDLTNNIYEIKARQSEVDRIFQKFDEVQSNIELLDYEDTTRNEQERSSFENKYFSVKAKIEELLCGPIVQPSTSNIYDRLSSNTNSDYRKPRVKLPQLELPKFDGDIRQWPAFKNIFMASVDNADIPVVNKLQYLKTALTGEAAGLISSLLITEENYVRALDILNQSYCANTRLFGQVGERASSSGCWEPGKHCYPQTSLCIAT, encoded by the exons atggcGACACAAGAAGATGGTGGCGAAAGAAATATCTTAGacaatttaaaagtacaaagAAGTTCCATCAAAGGAAAACTTACTcgcatatttaattatatacaaaattacgatcttacaaataatatatatgagATTAAAGCAAGACAATCGGAAGTTGATAGAATCTTCCAGAAGTTTGACGAGGTGCAATCCAACATAGAACTTTTAGATTATGAAGATACAACTCGGAACGAACAAGAACGTAGCAGTttcgaaaataaatacttcaGTGTAAAGGCAAAAATAGAGGAACTACTATGCGGACCCATTGTGCAACCAAGTACATCAAACATTTATGATCGTCTTAGCTCCAATACGAATTCAGACTACAGAAAACCCAGAGTAAAACTACCGCAGTTAGAGCTGCCGAAGTTCGACGGTGATATAAGACAATGGCCTGCATTCAAGAACATTTTCATGGCCTCCGTGGATAATGCTGACATACCAGTCGTGAATAAGCTACAATATCTGAAAACGGCATTAACTGGCGAAGCAGCTGGTCTTATATCTTCACTACTAATTACTGAAGAGAACTATGTCAGGGCTTTAGATATTCTCAACCAAAG CTATTGTGCAAATACAAGACTCTTTGGGCAAGTGGGTGAACGCGCGAGCTCTTCTGGATGCTGGGAGCCAGGTAAACATTGTTACCCACAGACTAGCCTCTGCATTGCGACTTAA
- the LOC123720994 gene encoding trypsin-like, with amino-acid sequence MPRPLVCLFLCLLSPVDLQEAVEGECCKEEGDNPSTDVELQDVDLQEACPELSGQIIGGRPSSVTRHPYQVSMVMNGNSFCGGFIISPDYVLTAAHCVQNTAAGAIRLRVGSTRRDSGGRIVNVANVTVHAQYGRPRFDNDIAALRLARPLVFSNAVRAIRLPQPRQPVPLVRLTVTGWGLTAPRGRRIPRTMMEARVPVVPHWLCRLSYGDALTDNMFCGGHFLIGGVSSCQGDSGGPAVFRGTAYGVVSFARGCALPLSPTVFTNLAALRDWVSQNTGV; translated from the exons ATGCCGCGGCCACTTGTCTGCCTATTCCTTTGTCTCTTATCGCCCGTAG atcTTCAGGAGGCAGTGGAAGGAGAATGTTGTAAAGAGGAGGGAGACAATCCGAGCACGGATGTGGAATTGCAAGATGTAGACTTGCAGGAAGCTTGCCCTGAGCTAAGCGGGCAGATCATCGGCGGCAGACCCAGCTCTGTAACGAGGCACCCCTATCAGGTGTCCATGGTGATGAATGGTAACTCCTTCTGTGGAGGTTTCATCATCAGTCCAGATTACGTGCTGACAGCGGCCCACTGCGTTCaaaa TACCGCGGCGGGCGCGATCCGGCTGCGCGTGGGCAGCACGCGGCGGGACTCGGGCGGGCGCATCGTGAACGTGGCCAACGTGACCGTGCACGCGCAGTACGGCAGACCGCGCTTCGACAACGACATAGCCGCGTTGCGTCTGGCGCGTCCGCTCGTCTTCAGCAACGCAGTGCGCGCCATCCGCCTCCCGCAGCCGCGCCAGCCCGTGCCCCTCGTCCGCCTCACCGTCACCGGATGGGGGCTTACTGCT CCGCGCGGACGACGCATCCCGCGGACAATGATGGAGGCGCGGGTGCCCGTGGTGCCGCACTGGCTGTGCCGCCTCTCGTACGGCGACGCGCTCACCGACAACATGTTCTGCGGCGGACACTTCCTCATAGGCGGCGTCTCCTCTTGCCAG GGTGACTCCGGCGGACCGGCGGTGTTCCGCGGCACGGCGTACGGCGTGGTGTCGTTCGCGCGAGGCTGCGCGCTGCCGCTCTCGCCCACCGTCTTCACCAATCTCGCCGCGCTCAGGGATTGGGTCTCGCAGAACACAGGAGTCTGA